The genomic stretch GATCAGCGCCGCAGCTTCCAATATATTAGAAAATGCCCCGTCAGCTGGGGATATGCCCTCATCCACAGATTATCACAAGGAGGATCGCTCTATGTCAGATACGATCAGATACGAACTAATTGCTGCTGTCATCAATACCGACCTTTCCGCTCCTATTATGGAAGCTGCCAGAAACGCCGGTTGTAAGGGAGGAACCCTGGTCAAAGCCAGAGAAGCTCTTGCTGATGATTCAAAAAAGCTTTTTGGTCTGACTCTTTCCAGTGAGAAGGAAATTCTCCTCATCCTGGTTCCCTTCACGGATAAACAGGCGGTTCTTAAATCCATCTGCGAAACAGTGTTGAAGGAAACCGGAGAACATGCCATTGCTTTTTCTCTTCCCGTAGATGAAGTTGCAGGACTCAGCACCCTGGAAAAATAATAAAATCCTTATATGGACCGTCTGGAATAAAAAAGGCGTCAGTCCCATATTCCCTGTTGGGATATGGGGCAGACGCCTTCTTTTATTGTTTCAGTCCATGATACAGTGCGTTTAAAAGTTCTCCCTTCGAATCCTGACTCAGCTCCCAAACCATAGCGCCGCCTAACTTCTTTGATTTGATATAATCAGTTTTAAAGCCTATGGACTTCGGATCCTCATAGCTTATAAAGACCGTACCATTAAATAGCCATGGAACCTTTGACTGGGTATGGAAATGACTGGTATAGCCTGATTTATTTAAATAGTTTTCTTTAATATCCTGATATCCGATGGAATTGGAACCGCCAAAGGTCTGGTACAATCCATTGTTTGAATTATTTACAGAAGAATATAAATATCCGTAAAACGGAATACCCATTACCAGCTTTTCTGCCGGAAAAGAGGCTCCAAGCCAGGCATTAACAGCTCTATCCACACTCGCCTTATACTGGGGAGAAGAATCATCGTTGTCATATAAAGGAGCAAGGAGATCTGTATTAGAATCCCAGTATCCATGCAGATCATAGGTCATGATATTTGCATAATCCAGATACTGAGCCAGCTTTGACAGCTCCACATTGTTTATGTAAGAAGTATCCGCTCCTCCTGCAATGGTCAGTAAGTAATGCTTATTGTCAGCAGCACCTTTCGCATCCAGTTTTTCCCGAATCTTTTTAAGAAGCAGAGTAAAATTATGTTTATCTTCCCCGCGCCTGGAATTTGCCGCCATACCTCCGCTGACCGGATACTCCCAGTCTAAGTCAACTCCGTCAAATCCGTATTTTTTAATGAAATCAACGCAGCTGTCTGCAAATGCAATTCTGGTCTCCTCTGTCAGGGCCGCATCCGAGAACTTCCCGGACCAATTCCAGCCTCCGACGGAAATCATTGTTTTTAAATCCGGATTGGTCTGTTTTAAGGAATTTAAAAGCTTTATGTTAGAGGCATCCACGTCAGGATATCCCAGGGTTATCTTTAAGTCAGAACCAATGTTGGCAAAAGCATAATTAATATGGGTCAGCTTCCTTGCATCGATCTGGTTTGGATAGTAATTATAATAGGCCGCCCATGCTGCATAATAACCAACTAATTTACCAATCTGCAGGTTAGAGGATTCTGCTGCGGGCAGAGCAGATGATTCCGCTGCAGGCGAAGCAGGCGGTTCTGTTGCGGGTGGTGTATATGATTCCT from Lacrimispora sphenoides JCM 1415 encodes the following:
- a CDS encoding glycoside hydrolase family 18 protein, whose protein sequence is MNKSIMKKLFLSVSVFMVIVLSCYLGRGAFAEKPNRISSEPTQNSSTVAVADTPVPLSPKTIADNPETAAVLATEESYTPPATEPPASPAAESSALPAAESSNLQIGKLVGYYAAWAAYYNYYPNQIDARKLTHINYAFANIGSDLKITLGYPDVDASNIKLLNSLKQTNPDLKTMISVGGWNWSGKFSDAALTEETRIAFADSCVDFIKKYGFDGVDLDWEYPVSGGMAANSRRGEDKHNFTLLLKKIREKLDAKGAADNKHYLLTIAGGADTSYINNVELSKLAQYLDYANIMTYDLHGYWDSNTDLLAPLYDNDDSSPQYKASVDRAVNAWLGASFPAEKLVMGIPFYGYLYSSVNNSNNGLYQTFGGSNSIGYQDIKENYLNKSGYTSHFHTQSKVPWLFNGTVFISYEDPKSIGFKTDYIKSKKLGGAMVWELSQDSKGELLNALYHGLKQ